One window of Triticum dicoccoides isolate Atlit2015 ecotype Zavitan chromosome 5A, WEW_v2.0, whole genome shotgun sequence genomic DNA carries:
- the LOC119303135 gene encoding binding partner of ACD11 1-like, protein MEEGRRGTRTVRVRNISDLAGEREVREFFSFSGEIDHVDITPDGAAAGRTAYVTFKDAKALEIALLLSGATIVDRVVNITSAEDYIYIPVNEQQLMVNEVTSTAPTADLEQPTEANASPTSVYASKAHDVMTTVIARGSAIRQDAVNKAKSFDERHQLRANASARISSFDRRVGLSEKLNTGISAVNEKVKTVDQRLHVSDKTMAALLAAERKLNNTGSAVKTNRYVSAGTSWLNGAFSKVAKAGHVAGSRTREKFQIAVSNISAKGPAVVA, encoded by the exons ATGGAG gaggggaggagggggacgAGGACGGTGCGGGTGCGGAACATCTCAGATCTGGCCGGGGAGCGCGAGGTGCgcgagttcttctccttctccggcGAAATCGACCACGTCGACATCACCCC tgacggggcggcggcggggaggacggCCTATGTCACCTTCAAGGACGCCAAGGCCCTGGAGATCGCGCTCCTGCTCTCG GGAGCAACAATTGTGGATCGAGTTGTGAACATAACCTCTGCTGAAGATTACATCTACATCCCTGTTAATGAACAG CAACTTATGGTGAATGAGGTGACAAGTACAGCTCCTACTGCAGATTTGGAACAACCTACTGAG GCCAACGCAAGCCCCACTAGCGTTTATGCCAGCAAGGCTCATGATGTCATGACAACTGTGATCGCAAGGGGTTCAGCAATTCGACAAGATGCTGTGAACAAAGCTAAATCATTTGACGAGAGGCATCAGTTGAGGGCTAATGCGTCAGCTAGGATCAGTTCCTTCGATAGGCGTGTTGGCCTTTCAGAGAAGTTAAATACTGGGATATCGGCCGTAAATGAAAAGGTGAAAACTGTGGACCAAAGGTTACATGTTTCTGACAAAACAATGGCTGCTTTGCTGGCTGCAGAGCGCAAGCTAAACAATACAGGCTCTGCTGTGAAAACCAACAG GTATGTGTCTGCTGGAACAAGCTGGCTAAATGGTGCGTTCAGCAAGGTTGCCAAGGCTGGTCATGTTGCTGGCTCAAGAACAAGAGAAAAGTTCCAGATAGCTGTGTCAAATATATCAGCCAAA GGGCCTGCTGTCGTTGCTTGA